The proteins below come from a single Crossiella sp. CA-258035 genomic window:
- a CDS encoding LCP family protein — MEEQGPRPNQDGARASAGDRETEADTTAAGRAAEHEQQEDDASAAGRAAEASDGAEVAGHATDAEVAERAAEARDETPADDDPRDGDATGLAAAAVGPQPKWAPLDGAEPPAAPRRRSRWKTAGLVSARTVAALLSVAVLTATGISWATVSRIEDNVTTTDLITELGQAPNAPEAKDGATDILLVGSDSRTDAEGNPLPAGLLKKLRTEANDGGVNTDTIIVLRVPDDGRRATAISIPRDTYTTVPGIGEEKINSAYARGKNRRIDQLKAEGVRDHARLDKESHQGGRLALAQTVQELTGLRIDHYAEVNLYGFYLLTEAVGGVDVCLRRSTSDPDSGASFRAGPQTISGGDALAFVRQRNGLPRSDLDRIVRQQVFMASVVNKILSSGTLTNPGKLGALMEAAKKSIVMDAGWDPLRFAQQMQGLAGGNVEFRTIPVTGVGARNDRGQSIVTVDREQVRSFVAGLTKPEPPPSTSPPARLGGPGQVRLDGAVGEPARRQPVEADEPITANGVRCVY, encoded by the coding sequence GTGGAGGAGCAAGGACCACGTCCGAACCAGGACGGCGCGCGAGCGTCGGCCGGGGACAGGGAAACCGAAGCGGACACCACGGCGGCCGGGCGGGCCGCCGAGCACGAGCAGCAGGAGGACGACGCGTCGGCAGCCGGGCGGGCCGCCGAGGCGAGCGACGGTGCCGAGGTCGCCGGGCACGCCACCGACGCCGAAGTGGCCGAGCGGGCCGCCGAAGCGCGCGACGAGACCCCGGCCGATGACGACCCGCGCGACGGCGACGCGACCGGTCTGGCCGCGGCAGCCGTTGGGCCGCAACCGAAGTGGGCCCCGCTGGACGGCGCCGAGCCGCCCGCCGCGCCCCGGCGCCGCAGCCGGTGGAAGACCGCGGGACTGGTCTCGGCGCGCACCGTCGCCGCGCTGCTCTCGGTGGCGGTGCTCACCGCGACCGGGATCAGCTGGGCCACGGTGTCGCGGATCGAGGACAACGTCACCACCACCGACCTGATCACCGAGCTCGGCCAGGCGCCGAACGCGCCGGAGGCCAAGGACGGGGCCACCGACATCCTGCTGGTGGGCAGCGACAGCCGCACCGACGCCGAGGGCAATCCATTGCCCGCCGGGCTGTTGAAGAAGCTGCGCACCGAGGCCAACGACGGCGGGGTGAACACCGACACCATCATCGTGCTGCGGGTGCCTGACGACGGCCGCAGGGCCACCGCCATCTCCATCCCGCGCGACACCTACACCACGGTGCCCGGCATCGGCGAGGAGAAGATCAACTCCGCCTACGCCAGGGGCAAGAACCGGCGGATCGACCAGCTCAAGGCCGAGGGTGTGCGCGACCACGCGCGGCTGGACAAGGAGTCGCACCAGGGCGGGCGGCTGGCGCTGGCGCAGACCGTGCAGGAGCTGACCGGGCTGCGCATCGACCACTACGCCGAGGTCAACCTCTACGGCTTCTACCTGCTCACCGAGGCGGTCGGCGGGGTGGACGTGTGCCTGCGCCGCTCCACCAGCGACCCGGACTCCGGGGCCAGCTTCCGGGCCGGGCCGCAGACCATCTCCGGCGGTGACGCGCTGGCCTTCGTCCGGCAGCGCAACGGGTTGCCGCGCAGCGACCTGGACCGCATCGTGCGCCAGCAGGTGTTCATGGCCTCGGTGGTGAACAAGATCCTCTCCTCCGGCACGCTGACCAACCCGGGCAAGCTGGGCGCGCTGATGGAGGCGGCGAAGAAGTCGATCGTGATGGACGCGGGCTGGGACCCGCTGCGCTTCGCCCAGCAGATGCAGGGCCTGGCAGGCGGCAACGTGGAGTTCCGCACCATCCCGGTCACCGGCGTGGGCGCCCGCAACGACCGCGGCCAAAGCATCGTCACCGTGGACCGGGAACAGGTCCGCTCGTTCGTGGCCGGGCTGACCAAGCCGGAGCCGCCGCCGTCGACCTCGCCACCTGCGCGGTTGGGCGGGCCGGGGCAGGTGCGTTTGGATGGAGCGGTCGGCGAGCCCGCCCGGCGGCAGCCGGTGGAGGCGGACGAACCGATCACCGCCAACGGTGTCCGCTGCGTGTACTGA
- a CDS encoding 5-(carboxyamino)imidazole ribonucleotide synthase produces MDPRTGTPVVGMVGGGQLARMTHQAAIALGQSLRVLAVSEADPAALVARDVQIGTHTDLEALRRFAKGCEVLTFDHEHVPAEHLHALVAEDVTVHPGPDALIYAQDKLRMRLKLRELDLPVPPFTEVFEVADVLRFGAEHGWPCVLKAIRGGYDGRGVWMLNTPQSAERVVTELLAARTPLMVEQCVPMRRELAALIARSPFGQGAAWPVVQTVQSEGICVEVLAPAPDLAPELAQRIQELALRIAAELGVVGVLAVELFETADGVLVNELAMRPHNSGHWTMDGAGTSQFEQHVRAVLDYPLGLTDLKAPAVVMANVLGAPAPPSMGVDERIHHLFARFPEARVHLYGKAERPGRKVGHVNVLGQDMAETRRRATLAAHWLSHAEWTDGYDVHGGN; encoded by the coding sequence GTGGACCCCCGAACCGGCACCCCAGTAGTTGGCATGGTCGGCGGCGGACAGCTCGCGCGGATGACCCACCAGGCGGCGATCGCCCTCGGTCAGTCGTTGCGGGTGCTCGCCGTCTCCGAAGCCGATCCCGCCGCCCTCGTCGCGCGGGACGTGCAGATCGGCACGCACACCGATCTTGAAGCCCTGCGCCGCTTCGCCAAGGGCTGCGAGGTGCTGACCTTCGACCACGAGCACGTGCCTGCCGAGCACCTGCACGCGCTGGTCGCCGAGGACGTCACCGTGCACCCCGGCCCGGACGCGCTGATCTACGCCCAGGACAAGCTCAGGATGCGGCTCAAGCTGCGCGAGCTGGACCTCCCGGTGCCGCCGTTCACCGAGGTCTTCGAGGTCGCTGACGTGCTGCGCTTCGGCGCCGAGCACGGCTGGCCGTGCGTGCTCAAGGCCATCCGCGGCGGCTACGACGGGCGCGGGGTGTGGATGCTCAACACCCCGCAGAGCGCCGAGCGGGTGGTCACCGAGCTGCTGGCCGCGCGCACCCCGCTGATGGTCGAGCAGTGCGTGCCGATGCGCCGCGAGCTGGCCGCGCTGATCGCCCGCTCGCCGTTCGGGCAGGGCGCGGCCTGGCCGGTGGTGCAGACCGTGCAGTCCGAGGGCATCTGCGTCGAGGTGCTCGCCCCCGCCCCCGACCTGGCGCCGGAGCTGGCCCAGCGGATCCAGGAGCTGGCGCTGCGGATCGCCGCCGAGCTGGGCGTGGTCGGCGTGCTCGCGGTGGAGCTGTTCGAGACCGCGGACGGTGTGCTGGTCAACGAGCTGGCCATGCGCCCGCACAACTCCGGCCACTGGACCATGGACGGGGCAGGCACCTCCCAGTTCGAGCAGCACGTGCGCGCGGTGCTGGACTACCCGCTGGGCCTGACCGACCTGAAGGCCCCCGCGGTGGTGATGGCCAACGTGCTGGGCGCGCCCGCCCCGCCGTCGATGGGCGTCGACGAGCGGATCCACCACCTGTTCGCCCGGTTCCCGGAGGCGCGGGTGCACCTGTACGGCAAGGCGGAGCGACCCGGCCGCAAGGTCGGGCACGTGAACGTGCTCGGCCAGGACATGGCCGAGACGCGCAGGCGGGCCACCCTGGCCGCGCACTGGCTCTCGCACGCCGAGTGGACCGACGGATACGACGTGCACGGAGGGAACTGA
- a CDS encoding SMI1/KNR4 family protein yields the protein MSDWDAEAIRATLAAVAARDREFAEFGSEEHRYRLNRVLSAAEVTAFERRHGIALPADYRDFLLQVGNGGAGPGYGLHRLDAADSHDADLATPFPHTRQWRPGPDDDPARWFDGTMEIAECGCGYYHRLVVTGPASGQVWQDLLGCDQGIAPEADFRDWYLTWLAGLAARFSP from the coding sequence ATGAGCGACTGGGACGCCGAGGCCATCCGCGCCACGCTGGCCGCGGTGGCAGCCCGCGACCGGGAGTTCGCCGAGTTCGGCAGCGAGGAGCACCGGTACCGGCTCAACCGGGTGCTGTCCGCGGCCGAGGTGACCGCCTTCGAGCGCCGGCACGGCATCGCCCTGCCCGCGGACTACCGCGACTTCCTGCTCCAGGTCGGCAACGGCGGCGCGGGCCCCGGCTACGGCCTGCACCGCCTGGACGCCGCCGACAGTCACGACGCCGACCTGGCCACACCCTTCCCGCACACCAGGCAGTGGCGACCCGGCCCCGATGACGACCCAGCCCGCTGGTTCGACGGCACGATGGAGATCGCCGAGTGCGGCTGCGGCTACTATCACCGCCTGGTGGTCACCGGCCCGGCGAGCGGCCAGGTCTGGCAGGACCTGCTCGGCTGCGACCAGGGCATCGCGCCCGAGGCCGACTTCCGCGACTGGTACCTGACCTGGCTGGCCGGACTCGCCGCGCGCTTCAGCCCTTGA
- the purE gene encoding 5-(carboxyamino)imidazole ribonucleotide mutase: MAPQVGVIMGSDSDWPVMQAAAEALTEFEVPHEVSVVSAHRTPQRMLDYARDAAGRGLKVIIAGAGGAAHLPGMVASATALPVIGVPVPLKYLDGMDSLLSIVQMPAGIPVATVSVAGARNAGLLAVRILAAHDDALRARVEKFQADLEAMVLDKDAKLQERIAQG, from the coding sequence GTGGCACCGCAGGTTGGCGTGATCATGGGGAGCGACTCGGACTGGCCGGTCATGCAGGCCGCCGCCGAGGCGCTCACCGAGTTCGAGGTGCCGCACGAGGTCAGCGTCGTCTCGGCGCACCGCACCCCGCAGCGCATGCTCGACTACGCCCGCGACGCCGCGGGCCGCGGTCTCAAGGTGATCATCGCGGGCGCGGGCGGCGCGGCGCACCTGCCCGGCATGGTCGCCTCGGCCACCGCGCTGCCGGTGATCGGCGTGCCGGTGCCGCTGAAGTACCTGGACGGCATGGACTCGCTGCTGTCCATCGTGCAGATGCCCGCCGGTATCCCGGTGGCGACCGTGTCGGTGGCCGGCGCGCGCAACGCGGGCCTGCTCGCGGTGCGCATCCTGGCCGCGCACGACGACGCCCTGCGCGCGCGGGTGGAGAAGTTCCAGGCCGACCTGGAGGCCATGGTCCTGGACAAGGACGCCAAGCTCCAGGAGCGGATCGCTCAAGGCTGA
- a CDS encoding DoxX family protein yields MQPLRDLTLLLGRVVVGVVFIYHGWQKLVTNGIEGVAAGFGKIGIPLPTVSAWFASLVELVGGAAFIIGIGLPLVGVLFAVVMAGAGFFVHFSKGFGLPGGYEYVLTLLAAGLAFGFNGGRYSLDAVLGIGQPKRERATVGA; encoded by the coding sequence ATGCAGCCACTTCGGGATCTCACCCTGTTACTGGGGCGGGTCGTCGTCGGCGTGGTCTTCATCTACCACGGCTGGCAGAAGCTCGTCACCAACGGGATCGAGGGTGTGGCCGCCGGCTTCGGGAAGATTGGCATCCCGCTGCCCACGGTGTCCGCGTGGTTCGCCTCGCTGGTCGAACTGGTCGGTGGCGCGGCCTTCATCATCGGTATCGGTCTGCCGCTGGTCGGTGTGCTGTTCGCGGTCGTGATGGCAGGTGCCGGGTTCTTCGTGCACTTCAGCAAGGGCTTCGGCCTGCCCGGTGGTTACGAGTACGTGCTGACCCTGCTGGCGGCGGGTCTGGCGTTCGGCTTCAACGGCGGCCGGTACTCCCTGGACGCGGTCCTCGGGATCGGTCAACCGAAACGCGAACGAGCGACCGTCGGCGCCTGA
- a CDS encoding aminotransferase class I/II-fold pyridoxal phosphate-dependent enzyme — protein MLTQSATLAANERIQALRAGGVPVTHLAFGEAGLPVAPEIAAALAAAAGRNSYGPTAGIPELRAAAAGYFQRRGLPTTPEQVVAGPGSKPLLHALLSVLPGDVVLPRPSWVSYAAQASLLGKEVVWVPVPEGSGGVPDPALLGPALVAARARGLRPGVLVLTLPDNPTGALAGHDTVRAVCEIAAEHGLMVISDEIYRDLAHEPGSVLSPAEIIPEWTVVTTGLSKATALGGWRLGVCRTPSQELTARLVGVASEIWSNPSTPVQVAAAYVLSEPEPVRAFVAAGLGLHRAVVRAAHQAVVAAGASCPVPGGGFYLYPDLAAARSRASGATELAELLLQRYRIGVLPGSAFGDDPRGLRFRLATSLLYGDTDEQRWTALRSTDPATLPWIAEPLARLGAAVAELTGKGHGDLR, from the coding sequence ATGCTGACCCAGTCCGCGACGCTCGCCGCCAACGAACGCATCCAGGCCCTGCGCGCCGGCGGGGTCCCGGTGACCCACCTGGCCTTCGGCGAGGCCGGGCTGCCGGTCGCGCCGGAGATCGCCGCCGCGCTCGCCGCGGCCGCCGGGCGCAACTCCTACGGCCCCACCGCGGGCATCCCGGAACTGCGCGCCGCCGCGGCCGGGTACTTCCAGCGGCGCGGCCTGCCCACCACGCCGGAACAGGTGGTGGCTGGACCGGGCAGCAAGCCGTTGCTGCACGCGCTGCTGTCCGTGCTGCCCGGTGACGTGGTGCTGCCGAGGCCGAGCTGGGTGAGCTACGCGGCGCAGGCTTCGTTGCTGGGCAAGGAAGTCGTGTGGGTGCCGGTGCCGGAAGGGTCGGGCGGTGTGCCGGATCCGGCGTTGCTGGGACCGGCGCTGGTGGCGGCGCGGGCACGGGGGCTGCGGCCGGGCGTGCTGGTGCTGACGCTGCCGGACAACCCGACCGGGGCGCTGGCCGGGCACGACACCGTGCGGGCGGTGTGCGAGATCGCGGCCGAGCACGGATTGATGGTGATCTCCGATGAGATCTACCGGGACCTGGCGCACGAGCCGGGGTCGGTGCTCAGTCCGGCGGAGATCATTCCCGAGTGGACCGTGGTGACCACGGGGCTCAGCAAGGCGACCGCGCTCGGCGGCTGGCGGCTCGGGGTCTGCCGGACGCCGAGCCAGGAGCTGACCGCGAGGCTGGTCGGGGTGGCCAGTGAGATCTGGTCCAATCCGTCGACGCCGGTGCAGGTGGCGGCGGCTTATGTGCTGAGCGAGCCGGAACCGGTGCGCGCCTTTGTCGCGGCGGGGCTGGGGTTGCACCGGGCGGTGGTGCGGGCGGCTCACCAGGCGGTGGTCGCGGCGGGGGCGAGCTGTCCGGTGCCGGGTGGGGGCTTCTACCTCTACCCGGATTTGGCTGCCGCCAGGAGCCGAGCCAGTGGAGCCACCGAACTGGCCGAACTTCTGTTGCAGCGCTACCGGATCGGCGTGCTGCCGGGATCGGCCTTCGGCGATGATCCGCGCGGGCTGCGGTTCCGGCTGGCCACCAGCCTGCTCTACGGCGACACCGACGAGCAGCGCTGGACCGCCTTGCGCAGCACCGATCCAGCGACGCTGCCCTGGATCGCCGAACCACTGGCGCGGCTGGGCGCGGCCGTCGCGGAGCTGACCGGAAAGGGCCATGGAGACCTTCGCTGA
- a CDS encoding acyl-CoA dehydrogenase, giving the protein MDSSFGTYQLAEEHDALREAVRALADKEIAPYAAEVDENERYPVEAHDALVKAGFAAVHVPEAYQGQGADSVATCIVIEEVARACASSSLIPAVNKLGTMPILLSASEELKQQVMPSIASGEAGASYALSEREAGSDAASMRTRARLEGDSWVLNGTKCWITNAAKSTWFTVMAVTDPDKGANGISAFVVHKDDPGFEVGPKERKLGIKGSPTNEIYFTDCVIPADRIIGEPGTGFKTALRTLDHTRPTIGAQAVGIAQGALDAALGYVKERKQFGKAISDFQGVQFMLADMAMKVEAARHMVYVAAARAERGEPNLGFISAAAKCFASDVAMEVTTDAVQLFGGAGYTRDFPVERMMRDAKITQIYEGTNQIQRVVMSRALLKG; this is encoded by the coding sequence GTGGACTCGAGCTTCGGCACCTACCAGCTGGCCGAGGAGCATGACGCGCTCCGCGAAGCGGTGCGGGCATTGGCGGACAAGGAGATCGCGCCGTACGCGGCCGAGGTGGACGAGAACGAGCGCTACCCGGTCGAGGCGCACGATGCCCTGGTGAAGGCCGGTTTCGCCGCCGTGCATGTGCCGGAGGCCTACCAGGGCCAGGGCGCGGACTCGGTCGCCACCTGCATCGTGATCGAAGAGGTGGCCCGCGCCTGCGCCTCCTCCTCGCTGATCCCCGCGGTGAACAAGCTCGGCACCATGCCGATCCTGCTCTCCGCCTCCGAGGAGCTCAAGCAGCAGGTCATGCCCAGCATCGCCTCCGGTGAGGCGGGCGCCAGCTACGCGCTGAGCGAGCGGGAAGCGGGCTCGGACGCCGCGTCCATGCGCACCCGCGCCCGCCTGGAGGGCGACAGCTGGGTGCTCAACGGCACCAAGTGCTGGATCACCAACGCGGCCAAGTCCACCTGGTTCACCGTGATGGCGGTGACCGACCCGGACAAGGGCGCCAACGGCATCTCCGCCTTCGTGGTGCACAAGGACGACCCCGGTTTCGAGGTCGGCCCGAAGGAGCGCAAGCTCGGCATCAAGGGCTCGCCCACCAACGAGATCTACTTCACCGACTGCGTCATCCCCGCGGACCGGATCATCGGCGAGCCCGGCACCGGCTTCAAGACCGCCCTGCGCACCCTGGACCACACCCGCCCCACCATCGGCGCCCAGGCCGTCGGCATCGCCCAGGGCGCGCTGGACGCGGCACTGGGATATGTCAAGGAGCGCAAGCAGTTCGGCAAGGCCATCAGCGACTTCCAGGGCGTGCAGTTCATGCTCGCCGACATGGCGATGAAAGTCGAAGCGGCCCGCCACATGGTCTACGTCGCCGCCGCCCGCGCCGAACGCGGCGAACCCAACCTGGGCTTCATCTCCGCCGCCGCCAAGTGCTTCGCCAGCGACGTCGCCATGGAGGTCACCACCGACGCGGTGCAGCTCTTCGGCGGCGCGGGCTACACCAGGGACTTCCCGGTGGAGCGGATGATGCGCGACGCCAAGATCACCCAGATCTACGAGGGCACCAACCAGATCCAGCGGGTCGTCATGTCCCGGGCACTGCTCAAGGGCTGA
- a CDS encoding DoxX family protein, which translates to MVRSAGFALLLGRIAVGLVFILNGWHKLMVAGMDATVANFSKAGYPVPEFMAWFTALVELIGGALFILGVALPLIGVLLAIVSVLGILFVTAKNGFWIHNGGYEYQLVLACTSLALGFAGGEVGVGSYYRRRRHPVAA; encoded by the coding sequence ATGGTGCGCTCAGCGGGTTTCGCGTTGCTGCTCGGCCGTATCGCGGTCGGCCTGGTGTTCATCCTCAACGGCTGGCACAAGCTGATGGTCGCCGGGATGGACGCGACCGTGGCCAACTTCAGCAAGGCCGGCTACCCGGTACCTGAGTTCATGGCCTGGTTCACCGCGCTGGTCGAGCTGATCGGCGGCGCGCTGTTCATCCTGGGTGTGGCGCTGCCGCTGATCGGCGTGCTGCTGGCGATCGTCTCGGTGCTCGGCATCCTGTTCGTCACGGCCAAGAACGGGTTCTGGATCCACAACGGCGGCTACGAGTACCAGCTGGTGCTGGCCTGCACCTCGCTGGCGCTGGGCTTCGCCGGCGGCGAGGTCGGCGTCGGCAGCTACTACCGCCGACGCCGCCATCCCGTTGCCGCCTAA
- a CDS encoding TIGR03089 family protein: protein MSITEKLFRPLLRADPARPLITYYDDATGVRIELSRATMANWASKTANWLRDELDVEAGTPVGVLLPTHWQTVGVLLGSWWCGASVRFDPAGTEVCFTGPGGDAPGARTVAAASLDPMGRGLGDTPPGVLDYISEARVHGDDFLPYDEVPGDTPALGESTVDELLDLAAKRAAELGFGPEDRVLSTVDWNTGAGVLDGLLAVLAGGGSLVQCVHLDESKLAARKDTERITRELR, encoded by the coding sequence ATGAGCATCACCGAGAAGCTGTTCCGCCCGCTGCTGCGTGCCGACCCGGCGCGGCCGCTGATCACCTACTACGACGACGCGACCGGCGTCCGGATCGAGCTGTCCAGGGCCACCATGGCCAACTGGGCCAGCAAGACCGCGAACTGGCTGCGCGACGAGCTGGACGTGGAGGCGGGCACCCCGGTCGGGGTGCTGCTGCCGACGCACTGGCAGACCGTCGGGGTGCTGCTGGGCTCCTGGTGGTGCGGGGCGAGCGTGCGGTTCGACCCGGCTGGCACCGAGGTCTGCTTCACCGGTCCCGGCGGGGACGCGCCCGGCGCGCGCACGGTGGCGGCGGCCTCGCTGGACCCGATGGGCCGGGGTCTCGGCGACACCCCGCCCGGGGTGCTGGACTACATCTCCGAGGCCCGCGTGCACGGGGACGACTTCCTGCCCTACGACGAGGTGCCCGGCGACACGCCCGCCCTCGGAGAGTCCACTGTGGACGAACTTCTGGACCTGGCGGCCAAGCGCGCGGCCGAACTCGGTTTCGGCCCCGAGGACCGCGTTCTGTCCACTGTGGACTGGAACACCGGCGCGGGCGTGCTGGACGGGTTGCTCGCGGTGCTGGCGGGCGGCGGCTCGCTGGTCCAGTGCGTGCACCTGGACGAGAGCAAGCTCGCCGCCCGCAAGGACACCGAGCGGATCACCCGCGAACTTCGTTAG
- a CDS encoding MurR/RpiR family transcriptional regulator gives METFAELTELLRAAELSPAQRALAERVLTDPEGVAFQTAAELAKAVGTTEGTVVRFAQRCGLSGYPALVKLCRAHLAGQAQLVRRFGALRGDSVLARAAELDRQNLARTFAQVDPAAWRLAVGSIARGRRVHVMGLRKSHAVAYLLGYQLDLVCEDVTLITPGPGTLTDKLRRLDRQDVFIAVSLHRYAADTVRAVRHAKEVGATTVAFTDTAASPLAGLADAVFLADMAGAGLLRSVTALTSLVQALATAVAVERGDAASAALRQQEALLTEFATYQP, from the coding sequence ATGGAGACCTTCGCTGAACTGACCGAGCTGTTGCGTGCCGCCGAGTTGAGCCCCGCGCAGCGCGCGCTGGCCGAGCGGGTGCTCACCGATCCGGAGGGCGTGGCGTTCCAGACCGCGGCCGAGCTGGCCAAGGCGGTGGGCACCACCGAGGGGACCGTGGTGCGGTTCGCGCAGCGGTGCGGGCTTTCCGGCTATCCGGCGCTGGTCAAGCTGTGCCGGGCACACCTGGCCGGGCAGGCGCAGCTGGTCCGGCGGTTCGGCGCGCTGCGCGGGGACAGCGTGCTGGCGCGGGCCGCCGAGCTGGACCGGCAGAACCTGGCGCGCACCTTCGCCCAGGTCGATCCGGCGGCCTGGCGGCTGGCGGTCGGCTCGATCGCGCGGGGGCGGCGGGTGCACGTGATGGGGCTGCGCAAGTCACATGCGGTGGCCTACCTGCTCGGCTACCAGCTGGACCTGGTGTGCGAGGACGTCACGCTGATCACCCCCGGCCCCGGCACGCTCACCGACAAGCTGCGGCGGCTGGACCGGCAGGACGTCTTCATCGCGGTCTCGCTGCACCGCTACGCCGCCGACACCGTCCGCGCGGTCCGGCACGCCAAGGAGGTCGGCGCGACCACGGTGGCCTTCACCGACACCGCCGCCTCACCGCTGGCGGGGCTGGCCGACGCGGTGTTCCTGGCCGACATGGCAGGCGCCGGCCTGCTGCGCTCGGTGACCGCGCTGACCAGCCTGGTGCAGGCGTTGGCTACGGCGGTCGCGGTGGAACGCGGGGACGCGGCCTCGGCGGCGCTCCGCCAGCAGGAGGCCCTGCTGACGGAGTTCGCCACGTACCAGCCCTGA
- a CDS encoding response regulator transcription factor: protein MTNIRVLVADDQALLRGSFRVLLETAPGLSVVAEAANGAEAVRLAVELRPDVVLMDVRMPVLDGIEATSRLRTEAPEVRVLVLTMFDDDSAVFAALRAGASGFLLKDTPPGELLQAINVIAAGESLLAPTVTRRLIEEFTRQPGPAHPRLEPRPLTGVTDREREVLTLVGRGLSNDEIATQLRLSLATVKTYVGRLLAKLHARDRAQLVIIAYEHGLVRVRG from the coding sequence ATGACCAACATCCGCGTCCTGGTCGCCGACGACCAGGCCCTGCTCCGCGGCAGTTTCCGGGTGCTGCTGGAAACCGCCCCCGGCCTGTCCGTGGTCGCCGAGGCCGCCAACGGCGCGGAGGCGGTCCGGCTCGCGGTCGAACTGCGCCCGGACGTGGTGCTGATGGACGTCCGCATGCCGGTCCTGGACGGCATCGAGGCCACCAGCAGGCTGCGCACCGAGGCGCCAGAGGTCCGGGTGCTGGTGCTCACCATGTTCGACGACGACTCGGCCGTCTTCGCCGCCCTGCGCGCCGGCGCCTCCGGCTTCCTGCTCAAGGACACCCCGCCCGGCGAGCTGCTGCAGGCCATCAACGTCATCGCCGCGGGCGAGTCCCTGCTCGCCCCCACCGTCACCCGCCGCCTGATCGAGGAGTTCACCCGCCAGCCCGGTCCCGCCCACCCCCGGCTCGAGCCGCGTCCCCTCACCGGCGTCACCGACCGGGAGCGCGAGGTCCTCACCCTGGTCGGCCGGGGCCTGTCCAACGACGAGATCGCGACCCAGCTGCGCCTGAGCCTGGCCACGGTGAAGACCTACGTCGGCCGCCTGCTGGCCAAGTTGCACGCGCGCGACCGCGCCCAGCTGGTGATCATCGCCTACGAGCACGGACTGGTCAGGGTGCGCGGATGA
- a CDS encoding histidine kinase translates to MLTPRRHLVLLDVLTGLLLAIANFAVAGNLWLAQSNEVPTMVLATAAALLAGTAVALRRLWPRTMLALAVAVALSGTLWDPFVTVALVLYTATTLRPRRESVTALALCLTAAAVGALWLPAGWAFAPVAAVFALLAWLTGELLRERRTQAADLAAQQARQIRLDERLRIARELHDVVAHGMGLIAVKAAVANFVAETRPEETRAALRVIETTSKEALAETRRLLSVLRTDDLQPPDLDELFAGAREAGVQIEATVRLDDLPEALRLTVLRIVQEAVTNVIRHAAPATCQVRVTGTDEAVTIEVTDNGPGGDPRPGGHGLTGIRERVALYEGDFHAGPAPDGGFHLHATLPRKRPS, encoded by the coding sequence GTGCTCACCCCACGCCGACACCTGGTCCTCCTGGACGTCCTGACCGGACTGCTGCTGGCCATCGCGAACTTCGCGGTGGCCGGGAACCTCTGGCTGGCCCAGTCCAACGAGGTGCCGACCATGGTGCTGGCCACCGCGGCCGCACTGCTGGCAGGCACGGCGGTGGCCCTGCGCAGGCTCTGGCCGCGAACCATGCTCGCGCTCGCGGTGGCGGTCGCGCTCAGCGGCACGCTGTGGGACCCGTTCGTCACGGTCGCCCTGGTCCTCTACACCGCCACCACGCTGCGCCCGCGCCGCGAGTCGGTCACAGCGCTGGCCCTGTGCCTGACCGCGGCCGCCGTCGGCGCCCTGTGGTTACCGGCAGGCTGGGCCTTCGCCCCGGTCGCGGCGGTGTTCGCGCTGCTGGCCTGGCTCACCGGCGAACTGCTCCGCGAGCGCCGGACCCAGGCGGCCGACCTGGCGGCCCAGCAGGCCCGGCAGATCCGCCTGGACGAGCGATTACGCATCGCCCGCGAACTGCACGACGTGGTGGCCCACGGCATGGGCCTGATCGCGGTCAAGGCCGCGGTGGCCAACTTCGTCGCCGAGACCAGGCCGGAGGAGACCAGAGCCGCCCTGCGCGTCATCGAGACCACCAGCAAGGAAGCCCTGGCCGAAACCCGCCGCCTGCTCAGCGTCCTGCGCACCGACGACCTCCAGCCCCCGGACCTGGACGAGCTGTTCGCCGGCGCCCGCGAGGCCGGCGTCCAGATCGAGGCCACCGTCCGGCTGGACGACCTGCCGGAAGCATTGCGGCTCACCGTGCTGCGCATCGTCCAGGAGGCGGTGACCAACGTGATCCGCCACGCGGCCCCCGCGACCTGTCAGGTGCGGGTGACCGGCACCGACGAGGCGGTGACGATCGAGGTGACCGACAATGGCCCCGGCGGCGACCCCCGCCCCGGCGGCCACGGCCTCACCGGCATCCGGGAGCGAGTGGCCCTGTACGAAGGCGACTTCCACGCAGGCCCCGCCCCGGACGGCGGCTTCCACCTGCACGCCACCCTGCCCCGAAAGCGACCTTCATGA